The stretch of DNA GCAGTAAAAATTGTCGTAAATTTTATGGGTCTTTTGGGAAGTGCCTCGCATCTTACAAGCTATATTTTAGAAAAGATCTCAAAGAGTAGCGATAATAATTTTGAGAAATTTTTTGACTTTTTTGACAATTACTTGCTTTGGCTTTTCTTTGATAGCATTAGTTTAAAAAATTATGC from Campylobacter concisus encodes:
- a CDS encoding type VI secretion system baseplate subunit TssG, translated to MNKELNQASFFKLIKNCLKHHDRRDIFLKNSPSFAYPINELESLNKEDAVKIVVNFMGLLGSASHLTSYILEKISKSSDNNFEKFFDFFDNYLLWLFFDSISLKNYA